CACCCGTTATAAAGACAAGTCCGCCGAGCGCATTAAACTGTGAAAAATCAACAGGAAGCGGCCAATAGAGCGTATAAAGCGGAGCATAATGAAATATAAATCCGCCAAGCCAAGCTAGTAAGGCACCAATGGCAATCGTTATCCAAGTAGCATTTGCAAGCTTTATGCTGTATAACGGTTTTTTCATCAGATACGGCACCAAAAATGTAAACGCTCCGAAGACTATTAGGTAAGTTGAACCGAAAATTCCCACTATCGGGTGAACCGTCATAACGGAAAAGTAGTGCGAATTGTCAAGCATCGGTAACGGAGTGATGGCATGAGCTCTCATCATCATCCCCTCCAACGCCGATAAACCATAGTAAAGAACCCCGATGATTACCGCCCTTAGGGTTACTTTTTGAGTAGGCGTCAAGCCGTCGGTTTTAAGTCCGCCCTCATGCCCGTTTATTAAACTATTTAAAAAACTCATAAACTTCCTCCTTTTTGTGAATATTTATCATCTTCGGCACATCCTTTTACTTCAAAAACATCTTTGATGTACATATTTGCACCTTTTGGACCCGAATATTCCGTTGATCTTAGATGGTAAACTCCGTTTTTGCCAAACTTCCACATAAGGTCGTTTTTGCTTCCCGGTACGACTTGCATCTGCGTAACCATCGAGTTGTTTTGTCTAAAAATACCAAACCCGTAAGTTATATCTTTTGATACGACATCAAATAAAACATACTCATTGCACTCTAGCTCTATTTTTGGGCTAGGAAGCTTGAACTCATGTTTTTCAATAGTTATATTTACTACCTGCTTAGGAGTTAAAGAACTTCTTTTAAAGTCTATCTCCACCCATGGAATCTTGTTAAATGTGACAATGTGAATTGCCACACCGACTGTTATAAGCGCACCTACATAAGTATAAAATGTAGCGGGCTTGAGTATACGGGGCTTGCCTTTTGGGTTTACTACACCAAGTGCAAACCATCCGATAAGCGAGATTACCGCTAAAGTGTATAAAGTATATACAAGCTTTAGCATATTTAACACATCAACCGAATCGGTCATTTTTTCTCCTTAAATAAAAAATTTAATATTGTAACTTTATCATTTATTATGAAATTAAAAATCAGTTTATTGTATAAATATTAATCAATAAGTTGAATGTTAATGCTCCATAAGATATCTTGTTTGTCATTGCGAACCATTCCGTCATTGCGAACCATTCCGTCATTGCGATCCCTTTCGGCATTGCGAACCATTCCGTCATTGCGAACGAAGTGAAGCAATCTAAATGATAAGTGCCGCAATCTGGTTTTTAGAGCTTATATATGATAAAATCTTTTTATGAAACTTTCACATTTAAAACAGATAACGGCTTACCTGCAAAAATTTACAAAAATATCAGCTATTTACAGAGTTAGCGACACCATTATAAAAGTTGCATTTGACAGAGACGATGAACTCTATTTTGAGATGCAGCGTTCAAACTCCAGAATATTTAAATGCACCTCTTATGCGCGTTCGAAAGTCTATAATGCCCCGTTTGATGTGCTTTTGGCAAAACGATTTAACCGTGCAAATATCATAAGCATAGAACTTTTCGGCGGCGACAAGATAATAAGATTTAAAACTTCCGTTGCTTCTGCTTACAAAGAAGAGATAACCATTTTGCAGTTTGAATTTACGGGAAAATATACCAATGTGATTATCTTGGATGAAGAAGAGAGGGTTCTTGAAGCGCTTAGACATGTTGATCTGTTTTCGTCATTTCGTGAAGTCAGAGTCGGACAAAAACTACTCAGTGTTCCGCCTGCTTCATTTGAGGCAAAAG
This region of Sulfurimonas sp. genomic DNA includes:
- a CDS encoding cytochrome C oxidase subunit II, which translates into the protein MTDSVDVLNMLKLVYTLYTLAVISLIGWFALGVVNPKGKPRILKPATFYTYVGALITVGVAIHIVTFNKIPWVEIDFKRSSLTPKQVVNITIEKHEFKLPSPKIELECNEYVLFDVVSKDITYGFGIFRQNNSMVTQMQVVPGSKNDLMWKFGKNGVYHLRSTEYSGPKGANMYIKDVFEVKGCAEDDKYSQKGGSL